One Capillibacterium thermochitinicola DNA window includes the following coding sequences:
- a CDS encoding YwmB family TATA-box binding protein, producing the protein MFKRFIRKMLFSFCFLFLFTMRYVDRTFSVAITDLPLLVGWEGVGVPLAEIQIEGWKKLNTDFMDTQQLGKLAANLEKRLKLKTVAPPVKGDELDFSYITLEGSLEEQVTVVITLQSIRGDAGGAETYCGVIALPSSGEMLAETVRRLERAFATEVGEMPLAVMLSGVWPGRLGTGEAYQLMKSVFHRLQVTESSGAAEFEYGRWAGWSSLIGGKAQRPGRATNLEFAYRYEATADQTRIALASPVLPGYF; encoded by the coding sequence ATGTTCAAGCGTTTCATCAGGAAAATGCTTTTTTCCTTTTGTTTTCTATTCCTCTTTACCATGCGTTACGTCGATCGAACCTTCAGTGTGGCCATAACTGATCTGCCACTTCTGGTTGGGTGGGAAGGCGTCGGGGTTCCCCTGGCCGAGATTCAGATTGAAGGCTGGAAGAAGCTGAACACTGATTTCATGGATACGCAGCAACTGGGGAAGCTTGCCGCCAACCTGGAGAAGCGGTTGAAACTGAAGACGGTCGCACCGCCGGTCAAAGGCGATGAACTTGATTTCAGCTATATAACATTGGAGGGCAGTTTGGAAGAACAAGTGACGGTCGTGATCACCCTCCAGTCGATCCGGGGCGACGCCGGTGGGGCGGAGACTTATTGTGGCGTGATTGCCCTTCCCAGTTCCGGGGAGATGCTGGCGGAAACGGTCCGCCGCTTGGAGCGGGCTTTTGCGACGGAAGTAGGCGAGATGCCTTTGGCGGTCATGTTGAGCGGGGTATGGCCCGGGCGGCTCGGCACCGGGGAGGCCTACCAGCTGATGAAGAGTGTCTTCCACCGTTTGCAGGTGACCGAGAGCAGCGGGGCCGCTGAATTTGAGTATGGCCGTTGGGCGGGGTGGAGCAGTTTGATTGGGGGGAAAGCCCAGCGCCCGGGGCGCGCTACCAACTTGGAGTTTGCCTACCGGTATGAAGCGACCGCCGACCAGACACGGATTGCCCTGGCTTCTCCGGTGTTGCCCGGGTATTTCTAA
- a CDS encoding cell wall hydrolase, producing MRHYPVIILLIVLALSFPLAAEAYWQLGFDWQVTEGISPEAVKLNWWVAPRCGVRTVYAWAEQDLGLALVYIPQTRSAFNSYVGLGVRDLLDNSRLPMGEKVELTAGVELRLNQLIPGLSVALEGRLVTANLVGEQNQLAPFFGFALHFGATPVEVRTPRGVDEDLYLLAKLIRAEAEGEPYEGQVAVGAVVLNRVKSPQFPNTIYDVIYQPGQFSCLPKLATIQPNEESLRAARDALAGKDPSRGALYYYNPKLASPAGKRFFRTANLTPTVVIGNHHFFK from the coding sequence ATGAGGCACTATCCCGTAATAATTCTCCTAATTGTGCTCGCTTTATCTTTTCCGCTTGCCGCGGAGGCTTATTGGCAACTCGGTTTTGATTGGCAAGTTACGGAAGGGATTTCTCCCGAAGCGGTCAAATTAAACTGGTGGGTGGCACCCCGGTGTGGTGTACGTACGGTTTATGCTTGGGCCGAGCAGGATCTCGGTTTAGCCCTTGTTTACATCCCCCAAACCCGGTCCGCGTTCAACTCTTACGTGGGGCTGGGGGTGCGTGATCTCCTCGATAATAGCCGGTTGCCAATGGGCGAAAAGGTTGAGTTAACCGCCGGTGTTGAACTCCGTTTAAACCAGCTCATCCCCGGTCTTTCCGTAGCTTTGGAAGGCCGTTTGGTGACCGCCAACCTGGTGGGCGAACAAAACCAGTTGGCTCCGTTTTTCGGGTTTGCCCTCCATTTTGGAGCCACGCCGGTGGAAGTGCGGACCCCACGGGGGGTTGATGAAGACCTTTACCTGTTGGCCAAATTGATCCGGGCGGAAGCCGAAGGCGAACCCTATGAGGGGCAGGTCGCGGTCGGCGCGGTTGTTTTGAACCGGGTCAAAAGTCCCCAGTTTCCCAATACGATTTATGATGTGATCTACCAACCGGGGCAGTTCAGTTGCCTTCCCAAACTGGCCACCATCCAACCGAATGAAGAATCGCTGCGGGCGGCCCGGGATGCGCTGGCCGGGAAAGACCCTTCGCGGGGCGCTTTATATTATTACAACCCGAAGCTTGCTTCCCCGGCCGGGAAAAGGTTCTTCCGGACGGCAAATCTGACCCCGACGGTGGTCATCGGGAACCACCATTTCTTCAAATAA
- a CDS encoding long-chain-fatty-acid--CoA ligase, giving the protein MKNGTTPKWLEQYEPGVAAHLEYPKLTLGQVLHETSRKYPDHTAFIYLDQKWTYREFNALVSKMANVLIELGLNPGDTAGIYLPNSPQFLIAYYGILRSGGIAVPINPMLSGEDLAFIIKDAQLKVIVAPVEAVQLMEQAKTPKLKIISTALTGQLDPASNPAAPGALSLEELLTNAADTDPQVPIDHTAIANLQYTGGTTGRSKGAVLTHFNLLANAIQFREWFKNVYTDGDGRFLGVIPFFHIYGLTTTINSPILTGSSIILHSRFDINEIMQSINKYKPNLFMGVPAMYAAIAMRDNQGYDLSSIRACVSGSSPLPPAVQKRFEEVTGGKLVEGYGLSECSPVVTVTPIYGTIKPGSIGVPISDTQVKIVDPQTGEEITTSGEIGELLVKGPQVMQGYWNNPEETALVLTEDGWLHTGDLVYMDDDGYIYIADRLKDMIIMGGEKIYPRELEDFFYTHPAVKEVAVTGIPHPLRGEVPKAFVVLKEGAAVTEKELRQYCLDHLSKFKVPKIQIIDALPRNAVGKVLRRLLREEGL; this is encoded by the coding sequence ATGAAGAACGGTACTACACCCAAATGGTTGGAACAGTACGAACCAGGAGTTGCTGCCCACCTGGAATACCCCAAGCTTACTTTGGGGCAAGTGTTACACGAAACCAGCCGCAAATACCCCGACCACACCGCCTTTATCTACCTTGACCAGAAGTGGACCTACCGGGAGTTTAATGCGCTTGTTTCAAAGATGGCCAATGTGCTGATTGAATTGGGCCTGAACCCGGGTGACACGGCCGGCATCTACCTGCCGAACAGCCCACAATTTCTCATCGCCTACTATGGAATTTTACGTTCGGGCGGGATCGCGGTCCCGATCAACCCGATGTTATCCGGTGAAGATCTGGCTTTCATCATCAAAGACGCCCAGTTGAAAGTGATCGTCGCCCCGGTGGAAGCAGTACAACTGATGGAACAGGCAAAAACACCCAAGCTAAAGATCATTTCCACCGCTTTAACCGGACAGCTTGATCCGGCCAGCAATCCGGCGGCCCCCGGTGCTCTTTCCCTGGAAGAACTGCTGACCAACGCAGCCGACACCGATCCGCAAGTCCCCATCGACCACACCGCCATCGCCAATCTCCAGTATACGGGCGGGACAACCGGACGCTCCAAGGGTGCGGTCCTTACCCACTTCAACTTGTTGGCCAATGCCATCCAGTTCCGGGAGTGGTTTAAAAACGTGTACACCGATGGGGACGGCCGTTTCTTAGGGGTAATCCCATTCTTCCACATCTACGGGCTAACAACCACGATCAACAGCCCGATTCTGACCGGTTCCTCCATCATCCTGCATTCGCGGTTTGACATCAACGAAATCATGCAGTCCATCAATAAGTATAAACCCAACCTTTTCATGGGTGTACCCGCCATGTACGCCGCGATCGCAATGCGCGACAATCAGGGTTATGACCTCAGCTCGATCCGGGCTTGCGTCAGCGGTTCCTCACCGTTGCCCCCCGCCGTCCAGAAACGGTTTGAAGAAGTGACCGGCGGGAAACTGGTGGAAGGCTACGGGCTTTCGGAGTGTTCCCCCGTCGTCACGGTGACTCCGATTTACGGGACGATTAAACCCGGAAGCATCGGTGTTCCCATCTCCGACACGCAGGTGAAGATCGTCGACCCGCAGACGGGCGAAGAGATCACCACCAGCGGCGAAATCGGCGAACTGCTCGTCAAGGGTCCCCAGGTCATGCAAGGCTACTGGAACAACCCGGAAGAAACCGCGCTGGTCCTTACGGAGGACGGCTGGTTGCACACGGGCGACCTCGTCTACATGGACGACGACGGATATATCTACATTGCCGACCGCTTGAAAGACATGATCATCATGGGCGGCGAGAAGATCTATCCCCGGGAGCTTGAAGACTTCTTCTACACCCACCCGGCCGTCAAGGAAGTGGCGGTCACCGGGATCCCCCATCCCCTCCGCGGCGAAGTGCCGAAGGCCTTTGTGGTCTTAAAAGAGGGAGCGGCGGTCACGGAGAAAGAGCTGCGACAATACTGCCTTGACCACCTGTCCAAATTTAAAGTGCCGAAGATCCAAATCATCGACGCTCTTCCCCGCAATGCCGTCGGGAAAGTCCTGCGGCGCCTGCTTCGGGAAGAGGGATTGTAA
- a CDS encoding transglycosylase domain-containing protein translates to MSQRKKRHIPRSYYVLFALLVLVGFLFATVSLPRDLRAKLENMRYVSKVYDRHGRLIGDLFAHRKIWVTFDQISPYLKQAVIATEDTRFYRHFGLDPIGIGRAVIQTLLPGGMKQGGSTITQQLAKVSLLTYDRTITRKLQDMFYALLIERTYTKDEILELYLNSINLAHGNVGVEAAARYYFDKSAAKLNLEEAALLAGIIRSPENYSPFKHPEVAKNRRNLVLRLMWEQGLITEKQYQTAIAKDLGVKPQQARSSVGAYFIDYLREYLTTEEGFTEEELLWGGYKIYTTLDLDFQQAAELTLKHLPRYSAAVQPEAALVTLDPSTGAILAMVGGRDYQTSPLNRSVKAHRQPGSAIKPFIYATALEHNFTAATILDDHPLEIPLENGTVWTPENNNGEYQGRITLRRALRESVNTIAVQLVQTLGIPTVAGQLEQMGIESLVREGKVNDLGYAPLALGGLTKGVTPLELAAAYTSFANQGQYCKPYPVVRITDYQGRTIKTFKPKPAREVITPQTAYIMTMLLKDVVDQGTGQRAKLPDGRPVAGKTGTTNDYTNAWFVGYTPEYLTTVWIGNDRQEEPMRYKEGVIGGGTAAAVWRDYMARITANLPVVAFAEPEGIVWAHVDAETGQAIPAWINKDSYLEVFAENRVPESASYKIWRWLTTWPKKITREKAPSE, encoded by the coding sequence ATGAGCCAACGTAAAAAACGCCATATTCCCCGCTCCTACTATGTCCTTTTCGCCCTCCTAGTTCTGGTGGGATTCCTCTTCGCCACGGTCTCCCTGCCGCGCGATCTCCGGGCCAAGCTGGAGAACATGCGTTACGTTTCAAAGGTTTACGACCGCCACGGCCGCCTGATTGGCGATCTCTTTGCCCACCGCAAAATTTGGGTTACGTTCGACCAAATCTCCCCCTACCTTAAACAAGCGGTGATCGCCACCGAAGACACCCGTTTTTACCGCCATTTCGGGCTTGATCCCATCGGCATCGGCCGGGCGGTGATCCAGACTTTATTACCCGGCGGCATGAAACAGGGCGGGAGTACCATCACCCAACAATTGGCCAAAGTCTCCCTGTTGACATACGACCGCACCATCACCCGGAAATTGCAGGATATGTTTTACGCGCTCCTGATTGAAAGAACCTATACCAAAGATGAAATTTTGGAACTCTATTTAAACAGCATTAACCTGGCCCACGGGAATGTGGGCGTTGAAGCCGCCGCCCGCTATTACTTTGATAAATCCGCCGCCAAGCTCAATCTGGAAGAAGCAGCGCTCTTGGCCGGGATCATCCGTAGTCCAGAAAACTATTCCCCCTTTAAGCACCCGGAGGTGGCCAAAAACCGCCGGAACTTGGTCCTCCGTTTGATGTGGGAGCAAGGGTTGATCACGGAAAAACAGTACCAAACGGCCATCGCGAAAGATCTGGGCGTCAAACCGCAGCAGGCAAGGTCTTCCGTCGGCGCCTATTTCATCGACTACCTCCGTGAATACCTAACCACGGAGGAGGGCTTCACCGAAGAAGAACTGCTGTGGGGCGGTTATAAAATCTACACCACTTTGGATCTGGACTTCCAACAGGCGGCGGAACTTACCCTTAAGCACCTCCCCCGCTACTCGGCGGCGGTGCAGCCGGAAGCCGCCCTGGTCACCCTCGACCCGTCCACCGGGGCGATCCTGGCGATGGTCGGCGGCCGCGACTACCAAACCAGCCCGTTGAACCGCAGCGTCAAAGCCCACCGGCAACCGGGCTCGGCGATAAAACCTTTTATTTACGCGACTGCTTTGGAACACAATTTTACCGCCGCCACGATCCTTGACGATCACCCCTTGGAAATTCCTTTGGAGAACGGAACGGTGTGGACACCGGAGAACAACAACGGGGAATATCAAGGGAGGATCACCCTCCGGCGGGCTCTCAGGGAATCGGTGAACACCATCGCCGTCCAACTGGTCCAGACGTTGGGGATCCCCACCGTTGCCGGCCAGCTGGAACAGATGGGCATTGAGAGTCTGGTCCGGGAAGGAAAGGTCAATGATCTTGGGTATGCCCCGTTGGCCCTCGGCGGCTTAACCAAAGGCGTCACCCCCCTGGAGTTGGCGGCCGCCTATACGTCCTTCGCCAACCAGGGCCAGTACTGCAAACCCTACCCTGTCGTGCGGATCACCGACTACCAGGGAAGAACCATCAAAACCTTTAAACCGAAGCCGGCCCGGGAGGTCATCACCCCGCAAACGGCTTACATCATGACCATGCTTCTAAAAGACGTTGTTGATCAGGGCACCGGGCAGCGGGCCAAACTGCCCGACGGCCGCCCGGTAGCCGGAAAAACCGGCACCACCAACGATTACACCAACGCCTGGTTTGTGGGTTACACCCCCGAGTATTTAACAACCGTCTGGATCGGCAACGACCGCCAGGAAGAACCGATGCGATACAAAGAAGGAGTGATCGGCGGTGGGACCGCCGCCGCCGTCTGGCGTGATTATATGGCCCGGATCACCGCCAACCTGCCGGTGGTCGCCTTCGCCGAACCGGAGGGCATCGTCTGGGCGCATGTGGATGCGGAAACGGGCCAGGCAATCCCCGCCTGGATCAACAAAGATTCCTACCTGGAGGTTTTTGCCGAGAATCGTGTCCCGGAAAGCGCTTCCTATAAAATCTGGCGTTGGTTGACCACGTGGCCGAAAAAAATAACCCGGGAGAAAGCCCCGTCCGAATAA
- a CDS encoding MATE family efflux transporter: MKQLTLHKRLKQRMNLDFRPVWKEIMVITLPAFIELVMSTLFGMIDMVMVGRLGPAAITAVGLTNQPFMLLLAIFAAVNIGTTTLVAWQIGAGKPEKAEAVTRQALVISFVLGTVVSGIGVFLAPAIVGFMGAESDTFADATIYFQIVAAGLLFQVINMGITAALRGAGETKIPMLYNVGSNLFNVFGNYVLIYGKLGFPRWEVAGAAVSTTVSRLLACLAGLFVLYCSRYSVIHLKLKDDYRLHRPTVKRIFTIGLPAALEQFILHGGLMIFAKTVSTLGTLKFAAHQIGLNISGLSFAPSTAFSVASTTLVGQSLGAEKEEQAANYAMIVHKIALVVAVFNAVLFILFSYPMARIYTSDPAVAAAAGMVLKILALALPGQSTQFALAGALRGAGDTMYPLYASALGIWVFRVVVAYIFVRIFHWGLAGAWVAFVMDQYTRSAVVYFRFRSGKWKHARFRVG; this comes from the coding sequence TTGAAACAGTTGACCTTGCACAAACGTTTAAAACAAAGAATGAACTTGGATTTCCGCCCAGTATGGAAGGAGATTATGGTGATCACCCTTCCTGCCTTTATCGAACTGGTCATGTCCACCCTTTTCGGGATGATAGATATGGTGATGGTTGGACGGCTGGGCCCGGCCGCAATTACGGCCGTTGGGTTGACAAACCAGCCGTTTATGTTGTTATTGGCGATTTTTGCCGCGGTAAACATCGGGACGACCACGTTGGTGGCCTGGCAGATCGGCGCCGGCAAACCGGAAAAAGCCGAGGCGGTGACCAGGCAGGCGTTGGTCATCAGTTTTGTTTTGGGGACTGTGGTCAGCGGAATCGGGGTTTTTCTGGCCCCGGCGATTGTGGGCTTTATGGGTGCGGAGTCCGACACCTTTGCCGACGCCACGATTTACTTTCAGATTGTGGCAGCCGGTTTGTTGTTTCAGGTGATAAACATGGGGATCACGGCGGCACTGCGCGGCGCGGGTGAGACGAAAATTCCAATGCTCTATAACGTGGGGAGTAACTTGTTCAACGTTTTCGGCAACTATGTCTTAATCTACGGGAAACTGGGCTTCCCGCGCTGGGAGGTTGCGGGGGCGGCGGTGTCCACGACGGTCTCCCGTTTGTTGGCCTGTTTGGCCGGGCTTTTCGTCCTTTATTGCTCCCGGTACTCCGTGATTCACCTCAAACTTAAGGATGATTACCGGCTGCACCGGCCGACCGTCAAACGGATCTTTACCATTGGTTTGCCGGCGGCACTCGAACAGTTTATTCTCCACGGGGGCTTGATGATTTTTGCGAAGACCGTGTCGACCCTTGGTACGTTAAAATTTGCGGCCCATCAGATCGGTTTGAACATCAGCGGTCTTTCCTTTGCCCCAAGCACGGCCTTTAGCGTGGCCTCCACGACCTTGGTCGGGCAGAGCCTAGGTGCGGAAAAAGAGGAACAGGCGGCAAACTACGCCATGATTGTGCACAAAATCGCCCTGGTGGTGGCGGTCTTTAATGCGGTGCTGTTTATCCTTTTTTCCTATCCGATGGCCCGGATCTACACTTCCGATCCGGCCGTGGCCGCGGCGGCGGGCATGGTCCTCAAAATTCTGGCGCTGGCGTTGCCGGGGCAGTCCACCCAATTTGCGCTGGCGGGTGCCTTGCGGGGGGCCGGCGACACCATGTACCCGCTGTATGCTTCCGCGCTGGGGATTTGGGTTTTCCGGGTGGTCGTGGCCTATATTTTTGTCCGGATCTTCCACTGGGGTCTCGCCGGCGCTTGGGTTGCTTTTGTGATGGACCAGTATACCCGGTCGGCGGTCGTTTACTTCCGTTTCCGGTCGGGAAAATGGAAACACGCCCGGTTCCGTGTGGGGTAA
- the queF gene encoding preQ(1) synthase, whose product MSRTMHEAANEYGFRALGRTVREPMRTLDTFPKPAGVETVVMESDEVTSLCPVTGQPDWETVTIEYAPDQACIESKSLKLYLWSFREEGVFCEALAAQIANDVAAACRPFWVKVTVTQKPRGGIKITATARVERD is encoded by the coding sequence ATGAGTAGGACCATGCATGAGGCGGCGAATGAGTATGGCTTCCGCGCCCTGGGGAGGACGGTCCGCGAGCCGATGCGGACGCTGGATACCTTTCCCAAGCCGGCGGGGGTCGAGACCGTTGTTATGGAGAGTGACGAGGTGACCAGTCTGTGTCCGGTGACCGGACAACCGGATTGGGAGACGGTAACCATTGAGTATGCGCCGGATCAGGCTTGCATTGAAAGTAAAAGCTTAAAGTTGTATTTGTGGAGTTTTCGCGAGGAAGGGGTTTTCTGCGAAGCTTTGGCCGCGCAGATCGCCAATGATGTGGCCGCCGCGTGCCGGCCATTCTGGGTAAAGGTGACCGTGACTCAGAAACCGCGCGGGGGAATAAAGATTACGGCCACCGCCCGGGTGGAGCGCGACTGA
- a CDS encoding inorganic phosphate transporter → MPLLLFAFIVFLILAAEFVNGWTDAPNAIATVVATKALKPRTAVVLAVTGNILGAFYGQAVAQTIGTEIVRPDAINLVTLGAALIGIVVWATAASWFGIPTSESHALLAGLAGAGLATAGPAALLLSGWKKIFLGLVISVLFGAIGGFSLVWVLKFFSADWSPRKTNRIFNTLQIVAAAGMAFSHGSNDGQKFIGLFTLTLVLSGFLPVFQVQPWVVLLCSVVMGAGTSVGGWRIIEKVGSKMVKLEPDQGLAAQTAAAASILFASSLGVPLSTTHTITTAIMGAGTTRGLSAVNWGVAKELVLAWVFTFPVCGLIGYLTAWILTGLF, encoded by the coding sequence GTGCCGCTACTACTTTTTGCCTTTATCGTATTCTTAATTTTGGCCGCCGAATTTGTGAACGGGTGGACCGACGCGCCCAATGCCATTGCCACGGTGGTCGCGACGAAAGCGCTGAAGCCCAGAACCGCCGTAGTGCTGGCCGTGACCGGTAATATTCTGGGCGCCTTTTACGGGCAGGCTGTGGCACAGACCATCGGGACGGAGATCGTGCGGCCGGACGCGATTAACCTGGTGACCTTGGGGGCGGCTCTGATCGGGATCGTGGTCTGGGCGACGGCGGCCTCCTGGTTTGGGATCCCGACCAGTGAAAGCCATGCCTTACTGGCCGGGCTGGCCGGAGCCGGTTTGGCGACGGCCGGTCCGGCGGCGTTACTGCTTTCCGGGTGGAAAAAGATCTTCCTGGGGCTGGTAATCTCCGTTCTTTTTGGGGCGATCGGCGGGTTTAGCTTAGTCTGGGTTTTGAAGTTCTTCAGTGCGGATTGGTCGCCAAGAAAAACAAACCGGATCTTCAATACCCTCCAGATCGTGGCTGCGGCCGGGATGGCTTTCAGCCACGGGAGCAATGATGGGCAGAAGTTTATTGGCCTGTTCACTTTAACCTTGGTGTTGTCCGGTTTTTTACCTGTTTTTCAGGTTCAACCCTGGGTTGTGCTTTTGTGTTCGGTGGTGATGGGCGCCGGGACTTCGGTTGGGGGCTGGCGGATTATTGAAAAGGTGGGGAGCAAAATGGTTAAGCTGGAACCGGACCAAGGGTTGGCCGCCCAAACGGCTGCAGCGGCTTCCATTCTATTCGCTTCCAGCTTGGGGGTGCCTCTGAGTACGACCCATACGATTACAACGGCGATTATGGGGGCGGGTACAACCCGGGGTTTGTCGGCGGTTAACTGGGGGGTGGCGAAAGAGCTGGTTTTGGCCTGGGTTTTCACCTTTCCCGTCTGTGGGCTCATCGGTTACCTAACGGCATGGATCTTGACCGGGCTTTTTTAA
- a CDS encoding Nif3-like dinuclear metal center hexameric protein, with protein MIELEKFQAIIEELAPAALADKYDPPHFWRKPGKKLQKIGVCVDPTVQNVRMAQQDGVDLLISHHPCFEQDEELFAGQEMGVFVLHSAWNKAPDGNTAVLARLLNLRETVQDGELLTGRVEVSLRDLLLSCQRLLNTPVMPYVGDLNAKVHHVLLISGPGFAPFYKEEWDKYIAGGCDTILSAELGRFALSYLSRHNIKMIDLGHSAMARPGMEHLAYTLQTRLKIFQCQVNFYPDLYAVNYQTASFYPGIEN; from the coding sequence TTGATCGAGTTAGAAAAGTTCCAAGCGATAATCGAAGAACTGGCTCCGGCGGCGCTGGCGGACAAGTATGATCCTCCCCACTTCTGGCGCAAACCCGGTAAAAAACTGCAGAAGATCGGGGTTTGTGTTGATCCGACCGTTCAGAATGTACGGATGGCACAGCAAGACGGTGTCGATCTCTTAATTTCGCACCACCCCTGTTTCGAGCAGGACGAAGAGCTCTTTGCCGGGCAGGAAATGGGTGTTTTTGTTTTGCACAGTGCTTGGAATAAAGCCCCCGACGGCAATACTGCAGTGCTGGCCCGTTTGTTGAACCTTCGCGAAACGGTTCAGGACGGTGAGTTGCTGACCGGCCGGGTTGAGGTGAGCCTGCGCGATCTGCTTCTCTCCTGCCAGCGCCTGTTAAACACACCGGTGATGCCGTATGTCGGGGATTTGAATGCGAAGGTCCATCATGTGCTGCTCATTTCGGGGCCGGGCTTTGCCCCTTTCTATAAGGAAGAGTGGGACAAGTATATTGCCGGGGGGTGTGATACCATTCTCTCCGCCGAACTGGGCCGGTTTGCCCTCTCCTATCTCTCCCGGCATAATATAAAAATGATCGATTTAGGCCATAGTGCGATGGCCCGCCCGGGGATGGAACACTTGGCCTATACGCTCCAGACGCGGTTGAAGATCTTCCAGTGCCAGGTAAATTTTTATCCGGACTTATATGCGGTTAATTACCAAACGGCCTCGTTCTATCCGGGGATCGAGAACTGA
- a CDS encoding ribbon-helix-helix protein, CopG family codes for MSVKRKNLHVRIEEETYEKLRHLTFYERSSISEVVRRLIKEYLEEKALEEPDFVAPPRL; via the coding sequence ATGAGTGTAAAAAGAAAGAATCTCCATGTGCGGATTGAAGAAGAGACCTACGAAAAACTGCGCCATTTAACCTTTTATGAGCGTTCCAGTATCTCAGAGGTCGTCCGGCGTCTGATCAAGGAATATTTGGAAGAAAAAGCCCTTGAGGAACCGGATTTTGTGGCCCCGCCCCGCCTTTAA
- the ubiE gene encoding bifunctional demethylmenaquinone methyltransferase/2-methoxy-6-polyprenyl-1,4-benzoquinol methylase UbiE encodes MRRQQKMRPRRKERRLKLFFRTIAPNYERVNTLVSFGLHHHWRNFAVQKADLQPGQRVLDVCCGTGVITKELAKKVGPRGKVIGLDLSPAMLKIAAENLQDFPWIELVEGNALDLPFAKDEFDRAVIGYGLRNVTDPRQALAELYRVIKPGGKVVALELAKPQTPSLKRLHQFYTAACLPLIGYLFTGDKEPYLYLHRSIQNYPAPETVTKFFKEIGFTDIDCTALSWGVVTVHTAKKPGP; translated from the coding sequence ATGCGGAGGCAACAAAAGATGCGCCCCAGGAGAAAAGAACGCCGTCTAAAGCTGTTTTTCCGGACAATTGCCCCCAACTACGAACGGGTCAATACCCTGGTCAGCTTTGGCCTGCACCACCACTGGCGAAACTTCGCCGTGCAAAAGGCCGACCTCCAGCCCGGCCAGCGGGTTTTGGACGTGTGTTGTGGAACCGGGGTGATCACCAAAGAACTGGCCAAAAAAGTAGGACCCCGGGGAAAAGTGATCGGCCTGGATCTCTCGCCCGCCATGTTGAAGATCGCCGCCGAAAACCTGCAGGATTTCCCCTGGATTGAACTGGTGGAAGGAAATGCCTTGGACCTTCCCTTTGCCAAGGACGAATTTGACCGGGCGGTAATCGGCTATGGCCTCCGTAATGTGACCGATCCGCGCCAGGCCTTGGCCGAACTCTACCGGGTAATAAAACCCGGTGGGAAAGTTGTCGCTTTGGAACTGGCCAAACCCCAGACACCGAGCTTAAAGCGCCTCCACCAATTCTACACCGCCGCCTGTCTACCCTTGATCGGTTACCTGTTCACCGGTGATAAAGAACCCTATCTGTATTTACACCGTTCAATCCAGAATTACCCCGCCCCCGAGACAGTGACCAAGTTTTTTAAAGAGATCGGCTTTACCGACATCGACTGCACCGCTTTAAGCTGGGGCGTGGTCACGGTTCACACCGCCAAAAAACCCGGGCCGTAA
- a CDS encoding 4Fe-4S binding protein, translated as MAHKITDDCISCGACAEECPVDAISEGTDKYEIDPEKCTDCGACAEVCPVDAAQPE; from the coding sequence ATGGCCCATAAAATTACCGATGATTGCATTAGTTGTGGAGCTTGTGCCGAAGAGTGCCCGGTAGATGCAATTAGCGAGGGTACGGATAAATACGAGATTGATCCGGAAAAATGCACCGACTGTGGCGCCTGCGCCGAGGTTTGTCCGGTTGATGCTGCTCAACCCGAATAA